Proteins from one Mesorhizobium sp. M9A.F.Ca.ET.002.03.1.2 genomic window:
- a CDS encoding MFS transporter, with protein sequence MSSIRPLIPLLIAAGILLGGNGLQSTLIALRGAQEGFSASTVGLMGTFYFAGFLLGCLAVTRIMKAVGHVRAFSALAAIASAGTLLLVLVIDPVMWCAVRFAGGFCFAGLFTIMEAWLNSGVANRDRARVLAIYRMVDIGSVTGAQFLIPIVGAGGFAIFAIMSIMITLSLVPVSLGDRSNPTPPEDVKLDLGRVWRISPLGCFGCIAVGVTNSAFRTLSPVYAEQIGMSVTDVVTFVSVGIFGGAIIQYPLGYLSDRWDRRSVLLITTCCALFAALALAFVAGSNPFLNFLTVFFFGCFAMPLYSLSAAHSNDRADRGEFVLINAALMLFYSFGAIGGPFAASTAMQYFGPSALFVFCAIVYAIFVVVILYRMQVRSGVPAGKRSRFIALLRTSTVFARLAKRNDDSDRPGKHR encoded by the coding sequence ATGTCCTCCATCCGCCCGCTGATTCCGCTCCTCATTGCCGCCGGCATCCTGCTCGGCGGCAACGGCCTGCAGAGCACCTTGATCGCGCTGCGCGGCGCGCAGGAGGGATTTTCGGCCTCGACCGTCGGCCTGATGGGCACGTTCTATTTCGCCGGCTTCCTGCTCGGCTGCCTCGCCGTCACCCGCATTATGAAGGCCGTCGGCCATGTGCGCGCCTTTTCCGCGCTGGCGGCGATCGCTTCCGCCGGAACATTGCTTCTGGTGCTGGTCATCGACCCGGTCATGTGGTGCGCGGTGCGCTTCGCCGGCGGGTTCTGCTTTGCCGGCCTGTTCACCATCATGGAAGCCTGGCTCAATTCCGGGGTCGCCAACAGGGACCGCGCGCGGGTGCTGGCCATCTACCGGATGGTCGACATCGGTTCGGTCACAGGCGCACAGTTCCTGATCCCGATCGTCGGCGCCGGCGGTTTCGCCATCTTCGCCATCATGTCGATCATGATCACGCTCTCGCTGGTGCCGGTGTCGCTCGGCGACCGCTCCAACCCGACCCCACCGGAAGACGTCAAGCTCGACCTAGGCCGCGTCTGGCGGATTTCGCCGCTCGGCTGCTTCGGCTGCATCGCCGTCGGCGTCACCAACAGCGCCTTTCGCACCTTGTCGCCGGTCTATGCCGAACAGATCGGCATGTCGGTCACCGACGTCGTCACCTTCGTCAGCGTCGGCATTTTCGGCGGCGCCATCATCCAGTACCCGCTCGGCTATCTGTCCGACCGCTGGGACCGGCGTTCCGTGCTGCTGATAACGACATGCTGCGCGCTGTTTGCAGCACTGGCGCTGGCGTTCGTGGCCGGGAGCAATCCGTTCCTCAACTTCCTGACCGTCTTCTTCTTCGGCTGCTTCGCCATGCCGCTCTACTCGCTGTCGGCGGCGCATTCCAACGACCGCGCCGACAGGGGCGAGTTCGTGCTGATCAACGCGGCACTGATGCTGTTCTATTCCTTCGGCGCCATCGGCGGGCCGTTCGCCGCCTCGACGGCGATGCAGTATTTCGGGCCAAGCGCGCTGTTCGTGTTCTGCGCCATCGTCTACGCCATCTTCGTTGTCGTCATCCTGTACCGGATGCAGGTGCGATCCGGCGTGCCAGCGGGCAAGCGCAGCCGTTTCATCGCGCTTTTGCGCACATCGACGGTTTTTGCCCGGCTGGCCAAGCGCAACGACGATTCCGACAGGCCAGGCAAGCACCGATGA
- a CDS encoding DUF3280 domain-containing protein: MRIRTLTVLMTLLVGTCTFAYAQQTKPASIEVFPFELEDKSAGAGIIPPDEHDKRYLSESAQVAKDMLSQSGRFTIVDVPAGDEPAAAPHGLRNCGGCEGKIAKEHGASLALLGVVTRVNRTEHTMFIRILDAETGKPVLQGFTDLRMGANYAWPRSVKWLMTNRILR; this comes from the coding sequence ATGCGCATTCGCACATTGACTGTCCTGATGACGCTGCTTGTCGGCACCTGCACATTTGCATACGCCCAGCAGACAAAGCCAGCGTCGATCGAGGTGTTTCCTTTCGAATTGGAGGACAAGAGCGCTGGGGCCGGAATAATTCCCCCGGATGAACACGACAAGCGCTATCTGTCCGAGTCGGCACAGGTTGCGAAGGATATGCTCTCCCAGTCCGGCCGCTTTACAATCGTCGATGTGCCAGCCGGGGACGAGCCGGCGGCTGCGCCGCATGGATTGCGCAATTGCGGGGGCTGTGAAGGCAAAATTGCCAAGGAGCATGGCGCGTCCCTTGCCCTGCTGGGCGTCGTAACGCGCGTCAACCGGACAGAGCATACCATGTTCATTCGTATCCTCGACGCTGAAACCGGGAAACCTGTTTTGCAGGGCTTTACCGATCTTCGCATGGGTGCGAACTACGCCTGGCCCCGTTCCGTGAAATGGCTGATGACGAACAGAATTCTGCGATAG
- the aspS gene encoding aspartate--tRNA ligase — protein sequence MHRYRSHTCAQLRKSDVGSSVRLSGWVHRVRDHGGLLFIDLRDHYGLTQIVADPDSPAFKIAETVRGEWVIRVDGEVKARLAETANANLPTGEIEVFAREIEVLSAAKELPLPVFGEPDYPEDIRLKYRFLDLRRDTLHRNIVARTKIIAEMRRRMGEVGFTEFSTPILTASSPEGARDFLVPSRIHPGNFYALPQAPQLYKQLIMVSGFDRYFQIAPCFRDEDPRADRLPGEFYQLDLEMSFVEQDDVLATMEPVMRGVFETFAAGKPVTQAFPRIAYDVAMRKYGTDKPDLRNPIEMQAVSDHFRDSGFKVFANILANDSKAEVWAIPARTGGSRAFCDRMNSWAQGEGQPGLGYIFWRKEGEKLEGAGPLAKNIGEERTEAIRQQLGLADGDAAFFVAGDPKKFVAFAGAARSRAGEELNLVDRDRFELCWIVDFPFYEWNEDEKRVDFGHNPFSMPQGGIDALNGEDPLGIKAFQYDMVCNGFEIASGGIRNHLPETMVKAFEIVGLDRETVEAQFGGLYRAFQYGAPPHGGMAAGIDRVVMLLVGARNLREVTMFPMNQQAYDLLMSAPSEASPQQLRELSLRVAVTKKEV from the coding sequence ATGCATCGTTACCGCAGCCATACCTGTGCCCAGTTGAGGAAGAGCGACGTCGGCTCTTCCGTTCGCCTGTCGGGCTGGGTGCATCGCGTGCGCGACCATGGCGGCTTGCTGTTCATCGATTTGCGCGACCATTATGGCTTGACCCAGATCGTCGCCGATCCGGATTCGCCGGCCTTCAAGATCGCCGAGACCGTGCGCGGCGAGTGGGTCATCCGCGTCGACGGCGAGGTCAAGGCGCGCCTGGCAGAGACGGCGAACGCCAATTTGCCGACCGGCGAGATCGAGGTTTTCGCACGCGAGATCGAAGTGCTGTCGGCGGCCAAGGAGTTGCCGCTGCCGGTGTTCGGCGAGCCGGACTATCCCGAGGATATCCGCCTCAAATACCGTTTCCTCGACCTGCGCCGCGACACGCTGCACAGGAACATCGTGGCGCGCACCAAGATCATCGCCGAGATGCGCAGGCGCATGGGCGAGGTCGGCTTCACCGAATTCTCGACGCCGATCCTGACCGCTTCGTCGCCCGAAGGGGCGCGCGACTTTCTGGTGCCGTCCCGTATCCATCCGGGCAATTTCTACGCACTGCCGCAGGCGCCGCAGCTATACAAGCAGCTGATCATGGTGTCGGGCTTCGACCGCTATTTCCAGATCGCGCCCTGCTTCCGCGACGAAGACCCGCGCGCCGACCGCCTGCCGGGCGAATTCTACCAGCTCGACCTGGAAATGAGCTTCGTCGAGCAGGACGACGTGCTGGCGACCATGGAGCCGGTGATGCGAGGCGTGTTCGAGACCTTTGCCGCCGGCAAGCCGGTGACGCAGGCCTTTCCGCGCATCGCCTATGACGTCGCCATGCGCAAATACGGCACCGACAAGCCGGACCTGCGCAACCCGATCGAGATGCAGGCGGTCTCCGATCATTTTCGCGATTCAGGCTTCAAGGTGTTCGCCAACATCCTCGCCAATGATTCCAAGGCTGAGGTCTGGGCCATTCCGGCCAGGACCGGCGGCAGCCGCGCCTTCTGCGACCGCATGAATTCCTGGGCGCAGGGCGAGGGCCAGCCCGGCCTCGGCTACATCTTCTGGCGCAAGGAGGGCGAAAAGCTCGAAGGCGCCGGACCGCTCGCCAAGAACATCGGCGAGGAGCGCACCGAGGCGATCCGTCAGCAACTCGGCCTTGCCGATGGCGACGCCGCCTTCTTCGTCGCCGGCGACCCGAAGAAATTCGTCGCCTTCGCGGGCGCGGCGCGCAGCCGCGCCGGCGAGGAGCTGAACCTCGTCGACCGCGATCGCTTCGAATTGTGCTGGATCGTCGACTTTCCCTTCTACGAATGGAACGAGGACGAGAAGCGCGTCGATTTCGGCCACAACCCGTTCTCGATGCCGCAGGGTGGCATCGATGCGCTCAACGGCGAGGATCCGCTTGGGATCAAGGCGTTCCAGTACGACATGGTCTGCAATGGTTTCGAGATCGCCTCCGGCGGCATCCGCAACCATTTGCCCGAAACCATGGTCAAGGCGTTCGAGATCGTCGGGCTGGATCGCGAGACGGTCGAGGCGCAGTTCGGTGGCCTCTACCGCGCCTTCCAATATGGCGCACCGCCGCATGGCGGCATGGCAGCCGGCATCGACCGCGTCGTCATGCTGCTGGTCGGTGCCAGGAACCTGCGCGAAGTGACCATGTTCCCGATGAACCAGCAGGCCTATGACCTGTTGATGAGCGCGCCGTCGGAAGCCAGCCCGCAGCAGCTTCGCGAATTGTCGCTGCGCGTCGCGGTGACTAAGAAAGAGGTTTAA